The Lolium rigidum isolate FL_2022 chromosome 2, APGP_CSIRO_Lrig_0.1, whole genome shotgun sequence genomic interval ATCTCTTGGTGAATAAccttcctcaatgatgcgccaaagctcggtagaagcgctgcgcacatgagatttCATCAAGAATTGCCAATTCTCAAAGCTATTCGATTCAAGTAAAGGTGGTGAGCCACGAGACAAAATGTGAGGCATGAGTATTGGGACATTTATggcgtaatcacttggtggtggcatcaTATGATAACCCCCTAATTGTCCCGCTACCGGTGGTACATCCTccccttttgatgaagtgccaATGTTCTCAAGTTCCCCTTCTCGAGGTGGctttgtcgattgcgcgacaaaattAACAAGAGTAAGGGTGTTGAATTGTTGTGGAGGGACATCaacacttgccttaggatctataaTGGGGTTTGGTTTGggagcaatcaactccatcatcatagccttcatttgagatacaatggatgactccaatttcttgaggtcaaccAAAGTAGCCGGAGTGCTATCGACAATTGATGGTGGAggtgattgctcaccgggaagggacCCATTCGCAACcatctcttgttcggccatttcttaggcggtaaagcccgagcaagaaaaccttgctctgataccaattgaatggatcgtagcgaacaagagggggggtgaatggacgctacgcaatttttagtatttttcaattttagtgcaacggaagataaaggtgatagctttagtggtggtgatgttcctagtatgatcctaggatagtacaacaagtaaaggaaccaagTACAAATAAGAAAGATGAGGAACGGGACAACCAGAGGGCGCGGAGTCGAGGCGAGGATTTGTTTCCCGTagttcctcccacaagagggagtacgtctgcgttgaggaggtgctagtctcacacaagagactagacggccacaccacgaaggaaggcctcaccttcttcctcaagagagctccacaaagggctcccttttctccactaaggcaccggtcaaggcggtggttccttcacaaggttggggcgagctccacaccactaggaggctcccaacaccctatggggctagcacaactccaatctagcctccataggagcacttcttccaagatcccaccataggaaccctaccaacaAGATCTACTAAGGATTAGCACGAATCGGTGAAAAATCTCTTGGTAgatcgatagatcggggtctcctccaccactcctcaaagtatgagcaagattgattgggtaagtagggagatccactaagtttgagctcagcaataatggaggagagagagagaagagctaaaaacgagctggggaagaaggaccCTTTAAATAGGCCTCCTCAAATctaaccgttatgtgcagtttctgcctaagcggtactaccgctttgggaagcggtactaccgctctggattcgaaatccccacagaactttttCACGTGGacacaaagcggtactaccgcttgcggtaccgctcgaggtatcgcaatggtctccagagcttactggatacCAAGCGGTACCAcaacggtactgccgtaactcaatttacggtacttaagcggtacgggggcggtactaccgctctcaagcggtactaccgctcaaggtaccgcaaaggtaccgcaCCTTGTTCCGTGAGGCATTTTCAGTGCAAatctccagagcggtactgcagggcggtaccaatagggtagcggtactaccgctcctggtaccggtagtaccgccttgGCTGAAACTACTTTTCGTCTttacctctccaaccatgtcacctcgcgacacacacacaaaaccagaaaatctaagaactacgcttcagtcctccgatcataatgtgttcagcgagggcaccgtacgcttgcaaatctatcaatgacaaactttgtgcacggttaaattcattcaagtgttgtcatcaaacacacaaaacacgggatatggatTTTGCTCTTTCAGCAGTGCCGCTGGACACCGGAGGGGATCAGGAGGATCTCCAGATCATCTACCTCGCCCACAACCTCTCTGCTTCACGCCTGCAACGAGCAGGCGGCGATGGCAACTCCGGCAATGCGTAATGCATCATCTATCTACTCTCTGTCTTATGTTAATTAGGTGTTCTATATGCTGCTTATCACGATCTAGTGCCACCCCTAATGTTTTAGACCTAACAAGAGCAACCTCCGCCCGAAAATAtgtgactcaactttatctagttATAGATGTATCTACGCGTTAAAATACGCTGAGATATATAAATCTTAGTCACTTGTTTCCGAATAGATGAAATATATGAGCAGAGAAAGCATCCAAGCATAATTAAGTTGATTAGTGGCATAACAAGGAGGCAACAGGCAAGGACAGTGGCGTGCGGGCATGCCACTAAATCGGCGCACTCATAATATAAGAGGGATCTTTACAGACATGTTTAGCATGGTTCATGCACACAGTAGAGATTCTTGCATGGACTGATCATTGATTAAGTGTACTTACATCTGCTAGCTACACGTTAGCGTCAATGGCAGTATGCCACATTGCCATGCATGTGGAGGAAGTATCTCGATTAGATTTTCGGTCCCATATGCATGAAATTTCCAACGGCGTCCATTGTATGTAGTTGCAATGCATGCGTCGCCACCATCAGGAAGAGACAGATAAATACCACTTGTATTTTTGCTTCACCAATATCTTCACATGAATATGGATATATGTATTCAAGTTAAGCCGAAACGATCATGGGATCATCTGCAAGTGCACGTACGGATGTGGGCCTCGCTTTGCCTCCATGTGCAAGCATGTGCACCGTCTCCTTCTCCCTCAACAACCGACCAAAATTCACAGAAGCAAACCTTCGATTTTGTGACACACGATCATGGAGTATATTCTTTCCCTTTCTCTCCACCTCATGCGCCAAATATCTCTGCATCTCTCACTAGTATATATACGGTTCATGCATGCCAAGTTCGTGATAAGAGTAAGACTTTTTGTTCTAGTCTACAGGAATGCAAGGCTCTAATCAATTCAAGCAAGCGTTGCTCGAGAGTCTGCTTCTGGAACTCCAGAAGCCTGGCGTAGTGGCATCCAGGAAGATGGGATTCCACGGGACGAAGCACGCGATCAGGCTCGCGGCGGATGCCGCACTCGTGAACGTGAGGGGCGCTGGCGCGACGCGCTGGAGCCGAACCATGAGGACGGCGGTGGAGCTTGGGAACCGGCGGCATCTCACTCCCAGCGCCAAGTCGGCGTCCGGCAAGACGATCTTGAGGAGGTGCCACCGGCTGAGGCGCTCGAGGATGGCCGTCAGGGCGAGGGCGTGCGGCTCGACCGGCGTCCTCGCGAGGGCCTTcgtgaggaagaggacgacggtgTTGAAAAGGATCGTGCCGGGAGTGGAGAAGCTCGACGATGAGTGCACGTTGCTGAGCGAAACCTTGGACTATGCCGTGTGTCTCAGAGCTCAGGTCGATGTAATGCAGCTTCTCGTGAGGGCTCTTCAGGTTGCAAAACCCTAGCAAATCGATCTCATCTTTACCTTGTATTGCGTGTGTACGGAGTTCATGTGGAGATAAAGCTTGTAACATATCAAGCACCTTTTGATCTCCCATCGTTATTCAACAGTGTGAGACGGACGATTATGAAGATCCTACGGATCAAtgatatgtattttagtatgtcaAGTAAAACATTGTGTATGTGtgcgagaaatgcaactcttttcGAGCACGGACATAagcccaccttctctctctttCTAACAACTTGTGTTAAATTTAGATCCATCTCACCCACACTATTACATCCATTCCTAAAATTTTAAACCTCCCTAGCTTTGGAACAATTCTTTTGGAGATTTGGGCAGGTGGATCAGAAATTGCGTTGCCACGTAGTATCCAGGAAAAAGGCTTGCACATCAGATCGGGAGACGATGAGATTACCTACGCAAGAGAAGTGGCAGACGGACAAAATTTGAGGGTGGAGGGTGGACACACTTCTAATTTTTTTCATGCTAGCCCATGCACAAAAAAATTGTCAGATGGAAAAAAAGAACCAATAACTAAATTAAACTAAAGCTCTGGCGGTTATTACGGATCAGAAGAGGAGTATTCCTTTTAGTCTCAATAACCATCGCAACTTTACAATCATAAGAAAATAAGTTGATAATGCATTACATCAACTAATTGTCCAAAAGCCACATGTTCAAATGACCAAAGTAGCAAACAAAACTAATGTGCAGATTGCAATTCAAGCATCTGTCTACAATTCTGAATAAAAGATAAGCGTGAAGAGAACTAACTGCATCTATTCTTCTGTATACAATTGGATTCTATAGTTCTAGACAAACCTGCCATTCATTATCCACACCCATATACAAAACCATAAACATGTAATTTGGGGACGGTATGGACGAATTCATCAATACCCATTATAACTTGGGTATGGAGAGGGTAATATCCGATTCTTCATATTTCATCCATATTACCCATAGGATGTTAGACGAGGACAATCATGTCTGGCAGACTGGGACACCACAGAATCATGGCGTCGACCACACACGTTGGAGGACGAGCAGCGACCGGGCGAGTCCAATTAGCCGATCGCAGAGAAAATCGAGCGCGCGAGGATATGGACCTTGGCCTCCCAGTGCGGCGAAATAGGGGCTAGCCGGAGCTCACGCCATCGTCACGGATCTCGAAAGATGGAACAAtcgaatgggggggggggggtggatttGAAATTCGACGGTGACAATAGAGCtaaatggggggggggggtgatttTAGGCAGGTGGTGACTGAAATTCCCCCGCAGCATTTTCGATGCACCTCCAGAGGCCATGCCATCTCTGTAGTTTGCAGCGGCTCGTATGTTGCACTATCCAAAATGCACGCGGCGAGGTCAGCTCGCTGGAAATGGCCGATTTGACTATTCCCTCTGGGCATGGGCCTGCAATGCTTTGAGGGGTATGCGATCGACAACATAGAAGGTGGGCATGTATCCAATGAGCACACGTTTGCCCCCTCCCCTGGCTGTTCCGACTCCATACTGGCTACCAATCTCGTTCTTCTTAAAGTTGTGGGGCGTGGCAATACTAATCGTGTAGTCGCCCGCTCCAATGGCGTGTCTTTCCGCCTGGCAATCTAATATGGTGCCCAGAGTCCAAACTCAAGGGCGTATGGCAGATTAATTCCAAGTTGAAGCTCGCGTGAAATATTGCCTGCAGATCGATAATATTGTCTCAATCCGTTGTTGCACACATGATCAGGGTTGTGTCACGCCATGTTGACCCCGTTGCCGGAGTTGTCATGTCGCTTCATGGATCGAGTGTCGCAGAGCACCGCCGTGAGAAGTGATTTTGCGCTAATTTTCACGGGACGATGAGGGATCTGGTAGATCAGGGATATTATTTGGCTATTTTGATCTAATGTATTTATTGGTGAAATTCGAACTTGATCTAGTCTAATCTATGGAACCAATCCCGTCTTTGACCGCGTATCGCACCTTCGAGGAGAAAAGATTGCTCACCTTAGAGGTAGCATGCGATGCGGAAGTAGTGTGGACCCTGAGATCGATGTTGTGAGACTAATCACTCTGATACCAAGTTAAAatagatgaaccctaatagttgtTGTTTCATGTTGTATTGCAATGACTCTTATGGGGTTTATATAGTGGGCGAGGAGACTTGGATTAGAACAGGTCAATTATGTTTAAACCAATTCTCTCTCATTCATTTCCCTACTCTACACCTAATATAACATACAGAAGCATGCGTACGTCTGGATTCAGTAACCTGGGGGCTGAAGTAGTACACCTGATGTTGTGTTCTGCTTACACTTACAAGTCCATCCGTCAGCAATGTGCAGATCACCTTTCCGTTCCGTGGTTGGATACTTGTATCACTGGATTCACTGGGCATAAGGGGATGATGTCCGGCGTTTTTTTGATTGCCCACTCCGAAACAAAGCATGTCCGGCGCGTGCGTTGCTGGCCATGAAATTAACGTggggcagttcaatgcagttcagCGTGAGGTTTTTGGGACGTTTCTGCCTGTCCTTTTAAAGCAAGTAAATGGAGACATGAAACAACTGGGTTCTATTCATAGACCACGTTAATTAACAACACTAAACAAAAGGTCTGTTGCTCCCTGAAACCGTCGTCCTCCTTAAAATGGCGGCAGAAAATCTACAAGAACCTCATTCTCGATCCTCCTCTTCTCAAGAGTTAAAGCACATCAACAGATTGACACGGAAGATATGCAGTACATGTCAAGCATGGCGCCCAAAGGATTACTCATCCTCCCCgtcgccctcctcgtcttcctcgtccaaGTCGCCGCCGCGAACCCCCACCATGAGAACGTCATCGACCGGTGCTGGCGTGGGCGAGGCAACTGGGCAGCCAACCGCCAGCGGCTCGCCGTCTGCTCCGTAGGCTTCGCGGGGAAGATGCGGCAGAACCGTGGCGCCGGAGTGACCCCGTACACGGTCACCGACCCAAGCGACGACCCCGTGCGCCCCCGGCCCGGCACGCTACGGTACGGCGCGACGGTGCTGCCGGGGAAGGTCTGGATCACCTTCCAGCGGGACATGCACATCCGGCTGGCGCAGCCGCTCTTCGTCAAGAGCTTCACTGCCATCGACGGCCGCGGCGCGGACGTGCATATCGCCGGAGGCGCCGGCATCGTGCTCTACGAGGTGAACAACGTGATCATCCACGGGCTCCAGGTGCACGACGTCCGCGCGCAGCCCGCGGGGCGCGTGTTGCGCCCGGGCGGCGCCGTGCAGACCGTCGACGTCGGAGATGGCGACGCGATCCGGCTGGTGACGAGCTCCAAGGTGTGGATCGACCACAACACGCTGTCCCGGTGCGAGGACGGCCTCCTGGACGTGACGCTGGGGTCCACCGACGTGACCGTCTCCAACAACTGGTTCCACGACCACGACAAGGTCATGCTGCTGGGGCACGACGACGGCCAGCTCACCGACCGCCGGATGCGGGTCACCGTCGCGTTCAACCGCTTCGGCCCCAACGTCAACCAGCGCATGCCGAGGATCAGGCACGGCTACGCACACGTCGTCAACAACTTTTACGATGGGTGGAGGGACTACGCCATCGGAGGGAGCATGGGGCCGAGCGTCAAGAGCCAGGGCAACCTGTTCATCGCCTCCACGCCGGACAGCTCCAATGTAACGCGAAGGATGCCGGCCGGAGATGCCGCGGGGAAGGAGTGGCATTGGCACTCCGTGGGGGACTCGTTCGAGAACGGCGCCTTCTTCCAGCAGATGGGCAGCAGGGTGCGGCCGAATTACAACAGGCATCAGGCGTTCCCGGCAGCGAGCTCGAGCGTGGTGCGGTCTCTGACCAAGGACGCTGGTGCTCTGAGGTGCTCCGCCAGGTCCGCCTGCTGAACGAACGGAGAGAAGCAAGACGTGCGGCAGTACGTGCACACTGTTCTTATATTGCAATATATCTGTGTGTTTGCTGGCACTGCGGCTTGTTGTTCTTCGATTACTTCTGCCGTATCATTGTCCATCCTTTGGGTCTCTTAATTAGGGGTGGGGTGGAAGGGGGTCATTTGATAGAGCCTTCCTCATTTTTGTCTTCATGTTTCTAAAACGAATATGGATATAAATACGAATATTGTTGAATACGAGTGCTGGGCGAATGTTGCATGAGTATGGATGCGGATTGCGGATACAATGTTTTTACATGCAAGAAGGGTCACAAGTAAGGACGCGTCTAGCGGGCGGCCGCGTGCCTGTTAGTGCATCCGAGCGGGCAGCTAAAAAAACAAGCATGTTAGCTTTACCAGTGTGAACGCCTGCCATTTATGGTTACCTATACAGTGATCATAGTACATGCACTACGATGACATCATGcacattaattttccttttcaaatGTTCAAAATCATATAACTTTTGCACCAGATGTCAAAATTAGGATCCGCTTTCACTTTTGAATTTCTTGCGGTGAGCAACTTTGGCGCCCGACCGAGCAATGCTAGGCACCAATGTTGCTCTGCAGGGCACTTAAGTTGCTTCGTCACACATTGAAATTGCTCCGATGGAAATCAAAATTGTTGTCGGGCACAAAAGTTGTGCTTTCGTGTACCAAAAGAGTGTACATGTTCGTTGCATACCAAAGTTGAACCCAGCGTTTTTAAAGGCAACTTCACCTACAGGAGCTATATCTACCATTCACCTagtgctttgagattggtgaggctTTTAACATTTATCTAATATAAAATAATTAACTGAAACACGAGTGAAACTTTTATGAAACTAAATTGATACATGGAAAACATTGTGAAACATTATGATAAAAAGTGAAACTAGTGACGTCACCGCTGACGTCACTTCGATGTGTTTCACAAAAATATCGTGTTTCAGTTAAGTTTCAGTTTGGTTTCATAATTTTATGAGTGAACTGAGTTAGCACATGGGTGACATCACAGATGACATCACTGCTGTAGGTACCGTTCACTGTAAAAAGAGGTTTTCGTACCAAAGTTGCTTTGTCCCACACCAAAATTGTTTTGCTGCACAATAAAGTTGCTTTGTCGCGCATCaaaattgcttgttaaaaaatttcgtcgaaacatatgaaaatgtgatctagtttcgaagctctcgtcgtggGGATTTCAGAAGTGAAAACGAATTGTAATTTCaccgcacggtttaaaagttatagCTTTATAAAAAATGACACCTAATATCAGCTAGCCTACCATTTCTGCTTTGATATCCGGACGCAACAACTGTCGTCTAGTGCGTGT includes:
- the LOC124688688 gene encoding transcription factor IBH1-like 1 → MQGSNQFKQALLESLLLELQKPGVVASRKMGFHGTKHAIRLAADAALVNVRGAGATRWSRTMRTAVELGNRRHLTPSAKSASGKTILRRCHRLRRSRMAVRARACGSTGVLARAFVRKRTTVLKRIVPGVEKLDDECTLLSETLDYAVCLRAQVDVMQLLVRALQVAKP
- the LOC124688687 gene encoding probable pectate lyase 4, yielding MAPKGLLILPVALLVFLVQVAAANPHHENVIDRCWRGRGNWAANRQRLAVCSVGFAGKMRQNRGAGVTPYTVTDPSDDPVRPRPGTLRYGATVLPGKVWITFQRDMHIRLAQPLFVKSFTAIDGRGADVHIAGGAGIVLYEVNNVIIHGLQVHDVRAQPAGRVLRPGGAVQTVDVGDGDAIRLVTSSKVWIDHNTLSRCEDGLLDVTLGSTDVTVSNNWFHDHDKVMLLGHDDGQLTDRRMRVTVAFNRFGPNVNQRMPRIRHGYAHVVNNFYDGWRDYAIGGSMGPSVKSQGNLFIASTPDSSNVTRRMPAGDAAGKEWHWHSVGDSFENGAFFQQMGSRVRPNYNRHQAFPAASSSVVRSLTKDAGALRCSARSAC